The nucleotide sequence GCGGCCAAGGCCTTCCAGCGTGACGGAAGTCTGTCGGGCGTCGCTACCGGCTTACGCGACCTCGACATCAAGATGGGCGGGCTGCAGGCTTCCGACTTGATCATCGTCGCCGGCCGCCCCGGCATGGGCAAGACGGCGCTCGCCACCAACATCGCCTACAATATCGCCAAGGCGCATCGCGCCGAGGTGCAGCCCGACGGCACGATGAAAACCGTCAATGGCGGCATCGTCGGCTTCTTCTCGTGCGAAATGTCGGCCGAACAGCTCGCCACCCGTATTCTGGCCGAACAGACCAGCATCGCCTCCAGCATGATCCGCCGTGGCGGCATCAGCGAGGCCGATTTCGAAAAGATCCGCGACTATTCGATCGAGTTGCAGTCGCTGCCGCTTTACGTCGACGAAACCGGCGGCCTGTCGATCTCGCAGCTCACGGCGCGGGCGCGCCGGCTGAAGCGGCAGAAGGGTCTCGACATGATCGTGATCGACTACATCCAGCTTCTGCAAGGCTCAGGCAAGAAGTCTGATAATCGCGTGCAGGAAGTGACTGAAATTACCACCAGCCTCAAGGCGCTCGCCAAGGAACTCAACGTTCCGATCATCGCGCTGTCGCAGCTATCGCGTCAGGTCGAAAACCGTGATGACAAGCGGCCCCAACTGGCCGATTTGCGCGAATCCGGTTCGATCGAGCAGGACGCCGACGTCGTGATCTTCGTGTACCGCGAGGAATACTACCTCGCCAACAAGGAGCCGCGTATCGGCACCCCCGAATACGAAAAATGGCAGCTCGACATGTCGCTGGTGCACGGCAAGGCCGAAATCATCATCGGCAAGCAGCGCCACGGCCCCACCGGCACGGTGGAAGTGCAGTTCGAGGGTCAGTTTACCCGGTTCAGCGATCTGGCGCAGGACGGCAATCTACCGGATCGCGGCTATTGAGCACCGAGCACAGTTGAACCGCCGCGTTCGGCCGCGTAAAACTGTGGCATGAACGTGGCCCCCGATCCCAAGTCCATTCCACAAGGCACCCTGCTCTCGCCCCAGGCGAACCAGGCTGCCGTGCTCGCGACCGCAACCGGCGTGCTGACGGTCGATCTCGACGCCATTGTCGCGAACTGGCGCAAGCTCGAGAAGACCGCGGTGCCGGCCGAATGCGCAGGCGTCGTCAAGGCGGACGCCTATGGTTGCGGCGCCGAACAGGTCGCGCGGGCGCTTGCTGCCGCCGGTTGCAAGACGTTCTTTGTCGCCACCCTCGATGAGGCGCGCTTGGTTCGCGCCGCAGCGCCCGCGGCCGCAATCTACGTGCTCGACGGCTTCTTCCAGAACACCGGCGAGGCCTACGCCAGGATCGACTGCAAGCCCGTGATCGGCGACCTCAACGAGCTCGCCGAATGGGACGTGTTCTGCCGCCGCTCGGGTTGGTCGGGCGGAGCGGCGATTCACATCGATACCGGCATGAACCGGCTCGGACTGACCGTCACCGAGGCGCAGGGCATCATCCCGCGCATCAACGCCGGCGACCACGGCATTACGCTCGTGATGAGCCACCTCGCCTCTGCGGAATTGCTCAACAATCCCGCCAACGCCCGCCAGCTCACGGCCTTCCGCGAGATCGCGAGCCTGTTTTCCGGCGTACCGGCATCGCTGGCGAATTCGTCCGGTGTTTTCCTGGGCGCCCAATTCCAGTTCGACGTGGTGCGGCCGGGTTGTGCGCTCTACGGCATCAATCCGACGCCGGAAGCCGACAATCCGATGCAGCCGGTCGTCGAATTGAAGGCGCGAATCGTGCAGATCCGCAACGTCGAACGCGGCGATACCGTCGGCTATGGCGGCACCTGGACGGCGCGACGCCCGACCAGAATAGCCGTCGTTTCCGCGGGCTACGCCGACGGCTATTTCCGCGCCGCCAGCGCCAATGACGGCACCCGTGGCGCGGAGGTGGTGGTTGCCGGCAGGCGGTGCCCGGTCGCGGGGCGGATTTCGATGGACCTGACGGCGGTCGACGTCACCGATCTCGACAAGAACGCCGTGCGGCGCGGCCATATGGTGACGCTGATCGGCGAAGGAATCACGGTCGACGAGCTCGCCCACCATTTCGGCACTATCGGCTACGAAGTGCTGACCAGCCTCGGCAAGCGCTACGCGCGAATCTACAAGGGCGGGAATGCCACTGCAGAGCCCCCTGCTCCGCCTCCAGCGGAGCCGGCCGCTGCTTCCACCTAATTCTTCGTTCCTGGTGTTCGTTCGCAACACCTCATGGCGAGGTGCGTCTTACTGTGCCTTCCGGCTAGCCAACACTTTCTTGCAGGCGTCGCTGAGCTGAGGAAGCTGCTTGTTAAGGCACGCGACGACACGGCCGCCGCCGGGCAGCGTGCCGGCGCAATATTTGTCATAGTCCGCCTTGCAGGCGCCGCGCTGGTCGGTTTGAGCAATTGCGGATCCGGAGCATCCAATGGCGAGTACGAGAACGGCGAAGCGTAGTTTCGACATGGAATCTCCAGATGTCAGGCGAAGCATAGTGATGCCGGGCTAGCTCTACATGAAGATCGCGACCTTCAACATTAATAATGTCAACCGCCGCCTGCCGAACCTGTTGCGCTGGCTGCGTGCGGCTAAACCCGATGTCGTCTGTCTGCAGGAACTGAAATCGACCGATGCCGAGTTCCCGATTCTGGCAATCGAGAAGGCCGGCTATGGCGCGGTGTGGCGCGGACAAAAGACCTGGAACGGCGTCGCCATCCTGGCGCGGAGCGCCGAGCCGGTGTTGACCCGGACCGCGCTGCCCGGCGATCGGAATGATAACGAGGCGCGCTATATCGAAGCCGCCGTCAACGGCGTCGTCGTCACCAGCATCTATCTGCCGAACGGCAACCCGCAGCCCGGACCGAAATTCGAATATAAGCTCGACTGGTTCAAACGGCTGCGGTCACATGCCGGCAAATTGCTCAAGCAGGACATCCCGGTGGTGCTGGCCGGTGACTACAATGTCGCGCCGACCGTATCAGATATATATCCGACGAAATCCTGGGACAACGACGCGCTGATCCAGCCTAAGAGCCGCGCGGCCTTCAAGGCGCTGGTGGACCAAGGCTGGACGGACGCGATCCGGACACTTCATCCGTCGAAACCGATGTTCACGTTCTGGGACTACAAACGCAACCGCTGGCCGCGCGACGCCGGATTGCGGCTCGATCATCTGCTGCTGAGCCCACAGATTGCGCCGCGCCTGATCAAGGCGGGCGTCGACCGCGCGGTGCGGGGCGAAGAAGGCGCGAGCGACCACGCGCCGGCGTGGATCGTGCTCCGGTAGGCAGGGCTTATGCCGGCCGGCTGGCAGTTTCTTTCGCACTGCGAACCAGGGATTGTTATGCTTCGCGCAAGCCGCAAAGCAGGCAATGACGGGAGGAACGCGCGTGGGAATCTTGAAGACGGTCGCGACGGCGGCAGCACTTCTTTGTGCGCTTGTGAATTCTGGTGCGGCCGCTGACGAAGACTACCCTTCCCGTCCGATCACGCTGACACACGGCTTCGGTGCCGGCGGCAACGCGGATGCGATCACCCGTATCGTCGCCGATGGCCTTTCCCGGCGGCTTGGCAAACCCGTCGTCGTGGAAGCCCGTCCGGGCGCCGGCGGCAACATTGCGTCAGATCGCGCCGCAAAA is from Bradyrhizobium sp. AZCC 2176 and encodes:
- a CDS encoding replicative DNA helicase — protein: MALTDSNVLKLAPDAGTPVYRSAPHNIEAEQSLLGAILVNNDAFYRVSDFLEPKHFFEPIHQTIFETAGSLIRMGKVATPVTLKTFLPADTDIGGMTVGQYLARLAAEATTIINAQDYGRTIYDMSLRRDLIRIGEDMVNVAFDAPVDFAPRAQIEDAERQLYELAESGRYDGGFQRFSQALTTAVDMAAKAFQRDGSLSGVATGLRDLDIKMGGLQASDLIIVAGRPGMGKTALATNIAYNIAKAHRAEVQPDGTMKTVNGGIVGFFSCEMSAEQLATRILAEQTSIASSMIRRGGISEADFEKIRDYSIELQSLPLYVDETGGLSISQLTARARRLKRQKGLDMIVIDYIQLLQGSGKKSDNRVQEVTEITTSLKALAKELNVPIIALSQLSRQVENRDDKRPQLADLRESGSIEQDADVVIFVYREEYYLANKEPRIGTPEYEKWQLDMSLVHGKAEIIIGKQRHGPTGTVEVQFEGQFTRFSDLAQDGNLPDRGY
- the alr gene encoding alanine racemase, yielding MNVAPDPKSIPQGTLLSPQANQAAVLATATGVLTVDLDAIVANWRKLEKTAVPAECAGVVKADAYGCGAEQVARALAAAGCKTFFVATLDEARLVRAAAPAAAIYVLDGFFQNTGEAYARIDCKPVIGDLNELAEWDVFCRRSGWSGGAAIHIDTGMNRLGLTVTEAQGIIPRINAGDHGITLVMSHLASAELLNNPANARQLTAFREIASLFSGVPASLANSSGVFLGAQFQFDVVRPGCALYGINPTPEADNPMQPVVELKARIVQIRNVERGDTVGYGGTWTARRPTRIAVVSAGYADGYFRAASANDGTRGAEVVVAGRRCPVAGRISMDLTAVDVTDLDKNAVRRGHMVTLIGEGITVDELAHHFGTIGYEVLTSLGKRYARIYKGGNATAEPPAPPPAEPAAAST
- a CDS encoding exodeoxyribonuclease III is translated as MKIATFNINNVNRRLPNLLRWLRAAKPDVVCLQELKSTDAEFPILAIEKAGYGAVWRGQKTWNGVAILARSAEPVLTRTALPGDRNDNEARYIEAAVNGVVVTSIYLPNGNPQPGPKFEYKLDWFKRLRSHAGKLLKQDIPVVLAGDYNVAPTVSDIYPTKSWDNDALIQPKSRAAFKALVDQGWTDAIRTLHPSKPMFTFWDYKRNRWPRDAGLRLDHLLLSPQIAPRLIKAGVDRAVRGEEGASDHAPAWIVLR
- a CDS encoding cysteine rich repeat-containing protein; translated protein: MSKLRFAVLVLAIGCSGSAIAQTDQRGACKADYDKYCAGTLPGGGRVVACLNKQLPQLSDACKKVLASRKAQ